In Streptomyces sp. NBC_01381, a genomic segment contains:
- a CDS encoding response regulator transcription factor, whose translation MTTTSPQGRTELLRPDGSPVRVLVVDDEVSLTELLSMALRYEGWQIRSAGDGAGAVRAARSFRPDAVVLDMMLPDMDGLAVLGRLRRELPDVPVLFLTAKDAVEDRIAGLTAGGDDYVTKPFSLEEVVARLRGLIRRAGASGRRSESVLAVGDLTLDEDSHEVTRGGDSIHLTATEFELLRYLMRNPRRVLSKAQILDRVWSYDFGGQANVVELYISYLRRKLDAGREPMIHTRRGAGYLIKAAPSVEGAAAS comes from the coding sequence ATGACTACGACCTCGCCCCAGGGGCGTACCGAACTGCTCAGGCCGGACGGGAGTCCCGTACGCGTGCTCGTCGTGGACGACGAGGTGTCGCTGACCGAGCTGCTGTCCATGGCCCTGCGTTACGAGGGCTGGCAGATCCGCAGCGCGGGCGACGGGGCCGGTGCGGTGCGGGCCGCGCGGTCCTTCAGGCCCGACGCCGTGGTGCTCGACATGATGCTGCCCGACATGGACGGCCTCGCCGTGCTCGGCAGGCTGCGGCGCGAGCTGCCCGACGTACCGGTGCTCTTCCTGACGGCCAAGGACGCCGTCGAGGACCGCATCGCCGGGCTCACGGCGGGCGGCGACGACTATGTCACCAAGCCCTTCAGTCTCGAAGAAGTCGTGGCGCGGCTTCGCGGGCTCATCCGGCGGGCGGGGGCCAGCGGCCGACGCAGCGAGTCCGTGCTCGCCGTCGGGGACCTCACCCTCGACGAGGACAGCCACGAGGTGACGCGGGGCGGGGACTCCATCCATCTCACGGCCACCGAGTTCGAGCTGCTCCGCTATCTGATGCGCAATCCGCGGCGCGTGCTCAGCAAGGCGCAGATCCTCGACCGGGTGTGGAGCTATGACTTCGGGGGCCAGGCCAACGTCGTCGAGCTCTACATCTCGTATCTGAGGAGGAAGCTCGACGCAGGACGCGAGCCGATGATCCACACGCGGCGCGGGGCCGGGTATCTGATCAAGGCCGCCCCATCGGTCGAGGGCGCGGCCGCGTCATGA